The following proteins come from a genomic window of Diadema setosum chromosome 20, eeDiaSeto1, whole genome shotgun sequence:
- the LOC140243367 gene encoding alpha-amylase B-like translates to MVTRCNAVDVRIYVDAVINHMAAGSYDFPRVPYTEMDFNVPRGLCPSPDGGIWDVNNTDQMRYCNLLALSDIYYGPGNDYYGRDKVLQYMNKMVDMGVAGFRIDAAKHMVPSDLVDLFGRLHDCPFGGRPYIYQEVIDRFSNEAITPSEYFDTGDVTEFKFCDQVALIGRGSQPVDGFADLGHAAKWGMMSTENALVFVENHDNQRNHGGGGEILTYKEPAEYKKAVAFTLAWDFGTTRIFSGYAFNHSDEGPPSDAGGHTQSPTYDDRGMCGGGWVCEHRWPQIRNMACFRNQAGGEPITNWWSNGNNFIAFSRGGSTFFALNNEPSTQSYRLQTGLPAGTYCDLITGDPTDTGCSGSSVTVDDDGMADIVLESGEDSMLALSLGATSGRGQVEGCVVLSSSSRVTPYFSWLSCLLSLFILHCDKFKLLF, encoded by the exons ATGGTGACCCGATGCAACGCGGTGGACGTGCGAATCTACGTCGATGCCGTTATCAATCACATGGCGGCAG GTAGCTATGATTTCCCGAGGGTTCCATACACCGAGATGGACTTCAACGTTCCCCGCGGCCTCTGCCCCTCTCCAGACGGCGGCATCTGGGACGTCAACAACACTGACCAGATGCGTTACTGCAACCTGCTGGCGTTGAGCGACATCTATTATGGCCCGGGCAACGACTACTACGGCAGGGACAAG GTGCTGCAGTACATGAACAAGATGGTGGACATGGGCGTGGCTGGTTTCCGCATCGATGCTGCGAAACACATGGTGCCGTCAGACCTCGTCGATCTTTTTGGCCG CCTGCACGACTGTCCATTTGGTGGTCGCCCTTACATCTACCAGGAGGTCATTGACCGCTTCAGCAACGAAGCCATCACCCCGAGTGAGTATTTCGACACGGGGGACGTCACGGAGTTCAAATTCTGCGATCAAGTAGCTCTCATCGGGCGAGGCTCACAACCCGTCGACGGTTTCGCTGATCTGGGTCATGCGGCCAAGTGGGGCATGATGTCAACCGAGAACGCACTCGTCTTCGTCGAAAACCACGACAACCAGCGTAACCACGGCGGAGGTGGGGAGATACTCACTTACAAAGAGCCGGCTGAGTATAAGAAAGCAGTAGCGTTCACGCTCGCCTGGGATTTTGGAACCACTCGAATCTTTAGCGGATACGCCTTCAACCACAGCGACGAAGGTCCGCCTTCCGACGCTGGAGGTCACACCCAGTCCCCGACTTACGACGACCGGGGCATGTGCGGCGGCGGATGGGTGTGTGAACATCGATGGCCGCAGATCCGTAACATGGCGTGTTTCCGCAACCAGGCCGGCGGAGAACCAATAACAAACTGGTGGAGCAACGGGAATAATTTCATTGCCTTCTCTAGAGGCGGTTCCACTTTCTTCGCTCTCAACAACGAACCGTCTACTCAAAGCTATCGACTGCAAACAGGCCTTCCCGCGGGCACGTACTGCGATCTCATCACCGGTGACCCTACGGACACAGGCTGCTCGGGATCATCAGTGACAGTCGACGACGACGGCATGGCTGACATCGTACTGGAGAGCGGAGAAGATTCGATGCTTGCCCTGAGCCTAGGAGCGACCTCTGGACGCGGCCAAGTAGAAGGATGTGTTGTGTTAAGCAGCTCTTCCAGAGTGACGCCATATTTCTCTTGGTTGTCATGTTTGCTTTCCCTGTTTATTTTACATTGCGATAAATTTAAACTCCTCTTTTAG